One window of the Flavobacteriales bacterium genome contains the following:
- a CDS encoding PorT family protein: MKNFKKKMLLLAIVATGSLTVSAQGLGVVLGGNSGSIFVKNKSSDITRLNGVFIGPSYQTEHWSTGLYFSQKGYSINNSNNAFVRFNYIDLPLNYKFNFGDKANGFFINYGPTMSFSLGGKLKSGSTSVDIKAGDDMNSTDFGVNLGVGYRFNNFQVGANSYAAVTRWNKGSGDPAYNQLFTLYVGYFKPKD, encoded by the coding sequence ATGAAAAATTTTAAAAAGAAAATGCTGTTGTTGGCCATTGTTGCCACTGGAAGTTTAACCGTTTCGGCTCAGGGCTTGGGCGTGGTTTTAGGGGGCAATTCGGGTTCCATTTTTGTAAAGAATAAATCGAGTGATATTACCCGATTAAATGGGGTGTTTATTGGCCCTTCTTACCAGACAGAACATTGGTCAACGGGGCTTTATTTTTCTCAAAAAGGCTACTCAATCAATAATTCCAACAATGCCTTTGTTAGATTCAATTATATTGACCTGCCACTTAATTATAAATTTAATTTTGGCGACAAGGCAAATGGCTTTTTTATTAATTACGGACCCACTATGTCGTTTAGCCTAGGAGGGAAACTGAAGTCTGGAAGTACATCTGTTGACATTAAAGCGGGAGATGACATGAATAGTACCGACTTCGGTGTAAACCTCGGAGTGGGCTATCGGTTCAATAATTTTCAGGTCGGTGCCAACTCGTATGCCGCCGTCACTCGTTGGAACAAAGGAAGTGGAGACCCTGCATACAACCAATTATTTACCTTATATGTAGGTTATTTTAAACCTAAAGATTAA
- a CDS encoding HlyD family efflux transporter periplasmic adaptor subunit: MQREINKIDLVSDKSEHTQEILERAPNWVIRWGNTFLFSALLILFLLSGLVKYPDIIKGRLKITSNMAPQRILTRTEGYLEKVFVKDGDIVNTATPLALIKNTCNYDDYLLLKKQLTEIEIKHKSIAEIEPISSPQLGEIQRSYLELTQWIKQYKKFIIQNSFSAQIASKKAVIPEYQMLLKQLQSKKSLKTEELILAERDYERNVALFKTNTISSQSLDESHAKFIAVQSSYEDLLSSISRTIIQIDEKQNEIRQLEVQEEEKNADLSISLSNAFNTLSVAVEQWEEKYLLQSDVEGKVSFSDHLTTTKYVSSGVQLMAIVQNVSSKLIGQTTIPVSNSGKVKVGQKVYVRFDNFNYMEYGMAEGKIGSISSIPVEETYNVMVEFNKGLETKYGIIPFRPEMEGTAEIITEDISILTRIFHKMRFYIM; encoded by the coding sequence ATGCAAAGAGAAATTAACAAAATAGACCTGGTCTCGGATAAAAGCGAACACACACAAGAGATTCTTGAAAGAGCCCCCAATTGGGTAATTCGATGGGGCAATACCTTTTTATTTTCTGCACTCTTGATATTATTTCTTCTGAGCGGGTTGGTAAAGTACCCAGATATAATTAAAGGGAGATTGAAAATTACATCCAATATGGCTCCGCAACGAATACTAACTCGAACAGAGGGATATTTAGAAAAAGTATTTGTAAAGGATGGGGATATAGTTAACACTGCAACACCATTGGCTCTAATTAAAAACACATGTAACTATGACGACTATCTCCTGCTTAAAAAACAACTAACAGAAATAGAAATAAAGCATAAGTCAATTGCCGAAATTGAGCCTATTTCCTCACCCCAACTGGGCGAAATCCAACGATCATATTTGGAATTAACTCAATGGATAAAACAATATAAAAAGTTCATAATTCAAAACTCTTTTTCAGCTCAAATAGCCTCAAAAAAGGCTGTTATTCCTGAGTACCAAATGCTATTAAAACAGTTACAAAGCAAAAAATCCCTAAAAACGGAGGAACTTATTTTGGCCGAAAGAGATTATGAAAGAAATGTTGCCCTATTCAAAACGAATACAATTTCATCTCAGTCACTCGATGAAAGTCACGCAAAATTTATAGCTGTTCAGAGTTCTTATGAAGATTTATTATCAAGTATTTCTCGAACAATTATACAGATTGATGAAAAACAAAATGAAATCCGACAATTGGAAGTTCAGGAGGAAGAAAAGAATGCAGATTTATCAATAAGTCTATCCAATGCTTTCAATACACTTTCGGTGGCAGTAGAACAATGGGAAGAAAAATACCTGCTACAATCTGATGTAGAGGGAAAAGTTAGTTTTTCTGATCATTTGACAACAACAAAATATGTTTCATCCGGGGTTCAACTTATGGCCATCGTGCAAAATGTTTCATCCAAACTTATTGGCCAAACAACCATTCCTGTAAGCAATTCTGGAAAGGTTAAAGTTGGGCAAAAAGTATATGTTAGATTCGACAATTTTAATTACATGGAATATGGTATGGCTGAGGGAAAAATTGGTAGTATTTCATCAATACCTGTTGAAGAAACATACAATGTAATGGTTGAATTTAATAAAGGATTGGAAACAAAATATGGTATCATACCCTTTAGGCCAGAGATGGAAGGTACTGCAGAAATAATTACGGAAGACATTAGCATTTTAACACGTATATTCCACAAAATGAGATTCTACATTATGTAA
- the gwsG gene encoding grasp-with-spasm system ATP-grasp peptide maturase: MKVVIFSSDYEKSTNQVIDWLANYHIDTIRLNCYDDFFKLFGGITLNEEGIRIKNETEEFVGIWYRRQGVTYVSSELNSSDISYQVKRHLKEELDTLFQFCFDQLSLYSKKKLGSTKGSRLNKLNVLLAAKKVGLLFPKTMITMNKRLLSPFLAEENELITKPISEAAHFTGKNKQPYAIYTEKYTHNMNETNTPNFFPSLFQKNIKKEYEIRTYYMKGNCYSMAIFSQQSEMSKTDFRVYDTESQVRYVPYILPENIEKKVFALMSLLELDEGSLDFIKTVDGKIVFLEVNPAGQFGMVSRPCNYYLEEKIARYFAQP; the protein is encoded by the coding sequence ATGAAAGTTGTCATTTTTTCATCGGATTATGAAAAATCTACTAATCAGGTTATTGACTGGTTGGCAAATTATCATATTGATACAATTAGATTGAATTGTTATGATGATTTTTTCAAACTGTTTGGCGGTATAACCTTGAATGAAGAAGGGATTAGAATTAAGAATGAAACGGAAGAATTTGTAGGAATTTGGTATAGAAGGCAAGGAGTGACTTATGTTTCGAGCGAACTAAATTCTTCCGATATATCTTATCAGGTTAAACGGCATTTAAAAGAAGAACTAGATACATTATTTCAATTCTGTTTCGACCAACTTTCACTTTACTCAAAGAAAAAACTTGGCTCGACAAAAGGCAGCAGACTAAATAAATTGAACGTATTATTGGCTGCAAAAAAGGTCGGTTTATTGTTTCCGAAGACCATGATCACAATGAATAAGAGATTATTATCACCGTTTTTAGCCGAGGAAAATGAACTAATTACAAAACCCATTTCTGAGGCAGCTCATTTCACTGGAAAAAACAAGCAACCTTATGCCATTTATACCGAAAAATATACTCATAACATGAATGAAACAAATACACCAAATTTTTTTCCTTCTCTTTTTCAAAAAAATATTAAAAAGGAGTACGAGATAAGGACATATTATATGAAAGGTAATTGCTATTCCATGGCCATTTTCTCACAGCAATCCGAAATGTCGAAAACAGACTTTAGAGTATATGATACTGAAAGCCAGGTTAGATATGTTCCATACATTCTACCTGAAAATATTGAAAAAAAAGTATTCGCGTTAATGAGTCTCTTGGAATTGGATGAAGGATCTCTTGATTTTATCAAAACAGTGGATGGGAAAATAGTTTTTCTCGAAGTCAATCCTGCCGGTCAATTTGGCATGGTAAGCCGACCATGTAATTACTATCTTGAAGAAAAAATTGCAAGGTATTTTGCTCAACCTTAA
- the gwsS gene encoding grasp-with-spasm system SPASM domain peptide maturase — MDKQYMRFFGGVEPVRGINKSLIYDLHREAVYEIPTLLFDVIEKRENMTIEEIKSYYNHVYDEGINLYLNQLFDLELVFFTQEKEQFPRTDYSWDSPLHVTNTTLEVVNKTNYNVKEVLSQLDHLGCAWLQFRFLSEEFKMADIKDILNQLKRSRLKIVDFYIPYTLYNEQEFNNLFNEHLRLNKTIFYGAPEDRPYKNEEEMADMRIIFLKNILSDCEEDFISKDMFVYNIKFFSEAQQHNVALNRSISIDQFGNFKNYLSHNKQFGNANNLSIHELLKLESFKQKWFIKNDDIEKCKDCQNRYACLFASDIKVEDGKYVKTQDCGYDPYKNIWKEL, encoded by the coding sequence ATGGATAAGCAGTATATGCGGTTTTTTGGAGGGGTAGAGCCCGTTCGTGGCATTAATAAATCGTTGATTTATGATCTACACAGAGAGGCTGTCTATGAAATTCCCACTCTGTTATTCGATGTAATCGAAAAAAGAGAGAATATGACAATTGAGGAAATTAAATCTTATTACAACCACGTTTATGATGAAGGAATCAACTTATACCTTAACCAATTATTCGATTTGGAATTGGTGTTTTTTACCCAAGAGAAGGAACAGTTTCCAAGAACAGATTACAGTTGGGATAGCCCTTTGCATGTAACCAATACTACTTTGGAAGTTGTAAATAAGACCAATTACAATGTCAAAGAGGTCTTATCACAATTAGACCACTTGGGTTGTGCATGGCTACAATTCCGCTTTTTGAGTGAAGAATTTAAGATGGCAGACATCAAAGATATTCTTAACCAACTTAAAAGAAGCAGATTAAAAATAGTTGACTTTTACATCCCATATACATTGTACAATGAGCAGGAGTTTAACAATCTATTTAACGAACATTTAAGACTTAATAAAACAATTTTTTATGGAGCACCAGAGGATAGGCCTTATAAAAACGAAGAAGAAATGGCGGACATGCGAATCATTTTCCTAAAAAATATTCTTTCTGACTGTGAAGAAGACTTTATTTCTAAAGACATGTTCGTTTACAACATAAAGTTCTTTTCTGAAGCCCAACAACACAACGTTGCCTTAAACCGAAGCATCTCAATTGATCAATTTGGAAACTTTAAAAATTATTTGTCTCACAATAAACAATTTGGAAACGCAAATAACCTTTCAATTCATGAATTGCTAAAACTGGAATCCTTTAAACAAAAATGGTTTATCAAAAATGACGACATTGAGAAATGTAAAGATTGTCAAAATAGATACGCTTGCTTATTTGCCTCAGATATTAAAGTTGAAGATGGAAAATATGTCAAAACTCAAGATTGTGGTTATGACCCTTATAAAAATATTTGGAAGGAGTTATGA
- a CDS encoding shikimate kinase, whose product MKNIFFIGLPGVGKSFWAKKIADWYGVNFADLDTEIELRLGRPIFNLFETQGEHIFREIEKDILIEFAQKSNVVISVGGGTPCYFENLSVMKQNGVCVYIKDHIESIGNRLFLDKTNRPLFKDCQTVPKIVLKLHELHLKRHPIYSQSHVIIDVESLQKPHLFTKRLELFTKPDFWLNEAK is encoded by the coding sequence ATGAAAAACATTTTTTTTATAGGATTGCCGGGGGTAGGCAAAAGTTTTTGGGCAAAAAAAATTGCCGATTGGTATGGTGTAAACTTCGCCGATTTAGATACAGAAATTGAACTACGATTGGGGCGACCCATTTTCAATCTGTTTGAAACCCAGGGCGAACATATCTTTCGGGAAATAGAAAAAGACATACTCATAGAATTTGCTCAAAAATCAAATGTGGTAATTTCGGTTGGTGGCGGCACTCCATGCTATTTTGAGAACTTATCAGTTATGAAACAGAACGGCGTATGTGTTTATATAAAAGACCATATCGAGAGCATTGGCAATCGCTTGTTTCTTGACAAAACAAATAGACCGCTCTTTAAAGACTGCCAAACGGTGCCCAAAATTGTCCTAAAACTGCATGAACTGCACTTGAAACGACATCCCATTTATAGCCAAAGTCACGTTATTATTGACGTTGAAAGCCTTCAAAAGCCGCATTTATTCACAAAACGTCTTGAATTATTCACAAAACCCGACTTTTGGTTGAATGAAGCGAAGTAA
- the gwsG gene encoding grasp-with-spasm system ATP-grasp peptide maturase produces MHITIASIPNDNSTCRVMEWLRCYGASVDRIHSLSPSNFQVSISNSEKLSNSEKPHGLWLRRPDVAHREKPQLDAEDLTHSDDKEMITRQLEQDRRSYYKSFWDNIEAKNTIGTIYDLGPDKLRQLKLAKESGLDIPHTLITSSKKKLLTFWELCQSTGGIISKCITDGFMVKREGYFHSMFTEEIDKIEIDELPDTFGTTLFQEKLNKDYEIRTFFLKDMYYSMAIFSQKDDKTSVDFRKYNTEKPNRIAPYKLPETVEKNTKSLMYKLGLDTGSIDFVKTKCGRWVYLEVNPVGQFGMVSEPCNYFLEREIARELIKQ; encoded by the coding sequence ATGCACATAACAATTGCCAGTATTCCAAATGACAACTCTACTTGCCGGGTTATGGAGTGGCTAAGATGCTATGGAGCCTCTGTTGACAGGATTCATAGTCTTAGCCCATCCAATTTTCAAGTTTCCATTTCAAATTCAGAAAAATTAAGCAATTCTGAGAAACCCCATGGGTTATGGCTTAGGCGACCCGATGTGGCACACAGAGAAAAGCCACAACTTGATGCAGAAGACCTTACACATTCAGATGATAAAGAAATGATAACCCGGCAATTAGAACAAGACAGAAGGTCATATTACAAATCATTTTGGGACAATATTGAGGCAAAAAATACTATTGGCACTATTTACGACTTGGGGCCGGACAAATTGAGACAACTGAAATTAGCAAAAGAATCGGGTTTAGATATACCGCACACATTAATAACTTCTTCCAAAAAAAAGTTGCTTACATTTTGGGAGTTATGCCAATCAACCGGAGGTATAATATCGAAGTGCATTACCGATGGGTTCATGGTTAAACGTGAAGGATATTTTCACAGCATGTTTACCGAAGAAATTGATAAAATCGAAATTGATGAGTTGCCAGACACTTTCGGAACTACCTTGTTTCAAGAAAAGTTGAACAAAGATTATGAGATAAGAACTTTTTTCCTGAAAGACATGTACTACTCAATGGCTATTTTTTCGCAAAAGGATGATAAAACTTCTGTCGATTTTAGGAAATACAATACTGAAAAGCCGAATAGAATAGCTCCTTATAAATTGCCTGAGACTGTAGAAAAAAACACCAAATCACTTATGTATAAACTGGGTTTGGATACAGGTTCGATTGATTTTGTAAAAACAAAATGCGGCAGATGGGTTTATTTGGAAGTAAATCCGGTCGGACAATTCGGTATGGTTTCAGAACCCTGTAATTATTTTTTAGAAAGAGAAATTGCAAGAGAACTGATAAAACAATAA
- a CDS encoding peptidase domain-containing ABC transporter: MKQFPYYKQLDQMDCGPTCLKIVAKHYGRVYSLDYLRDICYINRIGVTISGIADGAEAIGLRTLAVKLPFEKLINEVPLPCIAYWNEKHFVVIYKVEKNKIYISDPAHGLIVYSKVDFLKSWSSENNEEGILLLLEKTPDFERSDVGLEKKKLGFRFLVHYLIPFKRYIIQLILGLVAASILQLVFPFLTQSIIDYGITNQNLGFITLILIAQLVLFISQTAFVVVRRWLLLHMGTRINIAIASDFLAKLMRLPVNFFEAKHAGDIMQRIHDNQRVENFLSTSTLSVMFSFFNLLIFSIVLAYYNFKILLIFLFGSTLYVIWTLFFMKKRKELDYLRFNQMGEDNQNVMELVYGMQEIKLNNSEKRRRWKWEDIRIRLFKISIKSLTLDQLQNTGGSFINELKNIIISFVAAYSVISGEITLGMMFAIQYIIGQLNSPISSFISFIQTAQDAKISIERLEEIHDKEDEDNLSEKINLLPENRSITLKQVGFRYGGPSSPLVLDDVNLNIPEGKVTAIVGVSGSGKTTLIKLLLKFYDPENGEINVGNIRLKHLNAQLWRSKCGVVMQDGFIFGDTIAQNIAESDSNGRINKEKLVQAAITANIEEFIEGLPNGYNTKVGSSGIALSGGQKQRLLIARAVYKNPEYLFFDEATSSLDANNEKIILENLQDFYKNKTVIVVAHRLSTVKNADQIVVLNKGKVVEIGTHLELTATKGYYYTLVKNQLELGK, from the coding sequence ATGAAACAATTCCCCTATTACAAGCAATTGGATCAAATGGACTGCGGTCCAACTTGTCTAAAAATCGTTGCAAAGCACTATGGCAGGGTTTATTCGTTAGATTATCTTCGTGATATATGTTACATTAATAGGATTGGTGTTACAATCAGTGGTATTGCCGACGGAGCTGAAGCCATTGGATTAAGAACCTTGGCGGTTAAGTTGCCCTTTGAGAAATTAATAAATGAAGTACCCCTGCCCTGTATAGCTTATTGGAATGAAAAGCACTTTGTGGTAATATACAAGGTGGAGAAAAATAAAATTTACATTTCTGATCCTGCTCACGGTTTAATAGTTTATTCCAAAGTAGATTTTCTAAAAAGTTGGTCTTCAGAAAATAATGAAGAGGGAATACTATTGCTCTTGGAGAAAACACCCGATTTTGAACGATCGGATGTTGGACTTGAAAAAAAGAAGTTAGGCTTTCGGTTTTTAGTTCATTACTTAATACCTTTCAAAAGATACATCATTCAATTGATATTAGGTCTAGTTGCAGCAAGTATTTTACAATTAGTATTCCCTTTTCTAACCCAATCCATTATTGATTATGGAATTACCAATCAAAATTTGGGATTCATAACTCTCATATTAATTGCTCAGCTTGTTCTGTTTATATCCCAAACTGCCTTTGTCGTTGTCCGAAGATGGCTGCTCTTGCACATGGGTACGCGAATCAACATAGCCATTGCTTCCGATTTTTTGGCCAAACTAATGCGTTTACCTGTTAATTTTTTTGAAGCCAAACACGCAGGCGATATAATGCAACGGATTCATGATAATCAGAGAGTAGAAAATTTCTTATCCACCTCCACACTCTCCGTCATGTTCTCTTTCTTTAACTTGTTGATTTTTAGCATTGTACTTGCCTATTATAATTTCAAAATACTCCTTATATTTCTTTTTGGATCCACTCTTTACGTAATCTGGACCTTGTTCTTTATGAAGAAGAGAAAAGAACTTGATTACCTACGTTTCAACCAAATGGGTGAAGACAATCAAAATGTTATGGAATTGGTATATGGCATGCAAGAAATTAAACTAAACAATTCTGAAAAACGAAGACGCTGGAAGTGGGAAGATATTCGAATTCGATTGTTTAAAATATCCATCAAATCATTGACACTGGATCAGTTACAAAATACTGGAGGAAGTTTTATAAACGAACTAAAAAACATCATCATCTCATTTGTAGCCGCATATTCGGTTATATCGGGAGAAATTACACTGGGAATGATGTTTGCCATTCAATATATAATCGGTCAATTAAATAGCCCAATATCAAGTTTCATTTCGTTTATTCAAACAGCTCAGGATGCAAAAATCAGCATTGAACGCTTAGAAGAAATCCATGATAAGGAGGATGAAGACAATTTGTCTGAAAAGATCAACCTCCTACCAGAAAATCGATCAATAACCCTGAAACAAGTGGGGTTTCGATATGGTGGTCCATCCAGCCCATTGGTTCTTGATGATGTTAATCTTAACATTCCTGAGGGAAAAGTAACAGCAATTGTTGGAGTGAGCGGGAGTGGTAAGACCACCTTGATAAAGTTATTACTCAAATTTTACGATCCGGAAAATGGGGAAATCAATGTTGGAAATATCAGGTTAAAACACCTTAATGCACAGTTGTGGAGGAGCAAATGCGGAGTGGTTATGCAAGATGGATTTATTTTTGGGGACACCATCGCCCAAAACATTGCTGAGTCCGACTCAAATGGAAGAATTAATAAAGAAAAACTTGTTCAAGCGGCAATAACCGCCAACATAGAGGAATTTATTGAAGGCCTACCAAATGGGTACAATACGAAAGTTGGATCATCCGGTATTGCCCTAAGCGGCGGGCAAAAACAGCGGTTGCTTATTGCCAGAGCTGTATATAAAAACCCTGAATATTTATTTTTTGACGAAGCAACAAGTTCGTTAGATGCCAACAATGAGAAAATCATCCTTGAAAATTTGCAGGATTTTTACAAAAATAAAACCGTGATAGTCGTTGCACACAGATTGAGTACCGTAAAAAATGCTGACCAGATTGTTGTATTAAACAAAGGCAAAGTTGTTGAGATTGGAACTCATTTGGAGTTAACAGCGACAAAAGGCTATTATTATACTTTAGTTAAAAATCAGTTGGAACTTGGAAAGTAA
- a CDS encoding HU family DNA-binding protein, whose amino-acid sequence MNKSELISQMAGDAGITKAQAQTALNSFLDASSGALKKGDKVILVGFGTFSVSKRAARTGRNPQTGKEIKIAAKKVVKFKAGSELSGKVN is encoded by the coding sequence ATGAACAAGTCGGAGTTAATCTCTCAAATGGCAGGTGATGCAGGAATCACAAAAGCACAAGCACAAACTGCTTTAAATTCTTTTCTTGATGCTTCATCAGGTGCGTTGAAAAAAGGTGACAAGGTTATCTTGGTAGGTTTTGGAACTTTCTCAGTATCTAAAAGAGCTGCAAGAACAGGTAGAAACCCACAAACCGGAAAAGAAATTAAAATTGCCGCTAAAAAAGTGGTTAAATTTAAAGCCGGTTCTGAGCTATCAGGAAAAGTAAACTAA
- a CDS encoding ABC transporter permease translates to MIGFIAKKLGYALLILFSVATVVFWLFSFSFPNPEDILVTDRTDESTLNAIKKELKLDESLSNQYISFINDLSPLSIYKTDAAIPSGISLFHFSDKKVMLKLPYLRRSFQNGLPISQLIKSAFIGTFILALVAMIFASVFGLFFGVLSSINPGSWLDRSLLFISTLGISVPSFFSAILFSWLFGYVLHNITGLEVTGSLFEIDPFDGKKLALKNIILPALALGIRPLAIITQLSRNSMLDALGKDYIRTAKSKGLSNKTIYFKHALKSALNPVITSISGWFASLLAGAFFVEFIFSWKGLGSLTIHALETSDLPVVMGCIVFIAALFVFINMLVDIAYTMLDPRVGIE, encoded by the coding sequence ATGATAGGATTTATAGCAAAAAAACTGGGCTATGCACTACTCATTTTGTTTAGTGTGGCTACCGTTGTTTTTTGGCTCTTCAGTTTTTCCTTTCCCAATCCGGAAGATATTTTGGTGACCGACCGAACGGATGAATCTACGCTCAATGCCATAAAAAAAGAGTTAAAATTAGACGAAAGTCTATCCAATCAATACATTTCATTTATCAATGATTTATCGCCTTTGTCGATATACAAAACCGATGCGGCCATACCCTCGGGCATATCACTTTTCCATTTTTCCGACAAAAAGGTTATGCTTAAATTGCCCTATTTGCGTAGAAGTTTTCAAAATGGTTTACCCATTTCGCAGCTCATAAAAAGTGCTTTTATCGGCACCTTTATTTTGGCACTGGTAGCCATGATTTTTGCATCAGTTTTTGGCTTATTTTTTGGTGTTTTATCGAGCATCAATCCCGGCAGTTGGCTCGACAGAAGTTTATTGTTTATAAGCACGCTGGGCATTTCTGTTCCTTCATTTTTCTCGGCCATTTTATTCAGTTGGCTGTTTGGCTATGTTTTGCACAACATTACCGGATTGGAGGTAACAGGCAGTTTGTTTGAAATAGACCCATTTGACGGTAAAAAATTGGCACTAAAAAACATCATTCTTCCGGCATTGGCATTGGGCATAAGACCGTTGGCCATTATTACACAACTCAGCCGAAACAGCATGTTAGATGCTTTAGGCAAAGACTACATACGTACCGCCAAAAGCAAAGGGCTGAGCAACAAAACCATTTACTTTAAACACGCCTTAAAAAGTGCATTAAACCCAGTGATAACCTCCATATCCGGATGGTTTGCATCTCTATTGGCAGGTGCTTTTTTTGTAGAATTTATATTTAGCTGGAAAGGTTTGGGAAGCCTCACCATTCATGCACTCGAAACCAGCGACTTGCCCGTTGTCATGGGGTGTATTGTTTTTATTGCAGCTCTTTTCGTTTTTATTAATATGCTGGTGGACATAGCCTACACCATGCTCGACCCAAGAGTTGGCATCGAATGA
- the gwsS gene encoding grasp-with-spasm system SPASM domain peptide maturase, whose protein sequence is MIDKTHFKFFASCIPVKGYKESVILDIERGNIFPIPNLLFDVLEKNKVLTIDDLKAHYNGEWNKGIDHYFDYFNEKNIGFFTNEPSSFPDLSPTWKNPLKIINAIIEYSMTSDYSLKEVIQQLSAIGCEAIQIRLFHHLEVAVLLNELEAIKNSRIRYCELFVPYTDNLNRVDLYKIRDFDARVAKIIIHSSPWNKCLKHKKRYYNDIFYFSQKVIDQTYVEQYSIQNMVANVYSYTEAFSHNLGLNRKVSIARNGDIKNYPTHKSCFGNVIQDRIEDIIEKESFKKKWYVSNDNIEKCRDCQYRYACVSNSDIEETDGRYYKKELCNFDPYMNEWNLDSNYQSK, encoded by the coding sequence ATGATAGATAAAACGCACTTCAAATTTTTTGCATCCTGTATACCTGTAAAAGGGTATAAAGAATCAGTAATATTGGATATTGAGAGGGGTAATATTTTTCCAATTCCTAATCTGCTATTTGATGTTCTAGAAAAAAATAAAGTATTAACTATTGACGACTTAAAGGCACATTACAATGGAGAATGGAACAAAGGTATTGATCATTACTTTGACTACTTTAATGAGAAGAATATTGGTTTTTTTACCAATGAACCCTCTTCCTTTCCCGATTTATCCCCAACATGGAAGAACCCGCTTAAAATAATTAATGCAATTATTGAGTATTCTATGACATCTGATTATTCACTCAAAGAGGTAATCCAACAATTGAGTGCCATTGGTTGCGAGGCAATTCAAATTAGATTGTTTCACCATTTAGAGGTTGCCGTTTTATTAAATGAACTAGAGGCTATTAAAAATTCAAGAATTAGGTATTGTGAATTGTTTGTTCCCTATACAGATAACCTCAACAGAGTAGACTTATATAAGATCCGAGATTTTGACGCAAGAGTAGCTAAAATAATAATCCATTCATCTCCTTGGAACAAATGTCTTAAACATAAAAAAAGATACTATAATGATATATTCTATTTTAGCCAGAAGGTAATAGATCAAACCTATGTTGAACAATATTCTATTCAGAATATGGTAGCCAATGTGTATTCATATACTGAGGCTTTCTCTCATAATCTTGGACTAAACAGAAAAGTTTCAATAGCCCGAAATGGAGATATAAAGAACTACCCCACACATAAATCATGCTTTGGAAACGTAATACAGGACAGAATCGAAGATATTATTGAAAAAGAGAGCTTTAAGAAAAAGTGGTATGTTTCGAACGATAATATTGAAAAATGCAGAGACTGTCAGTATAGATATGCTTGTGTGAGTAACAGTGATATTGAAGAAACAGACGGGAGGTATTACAAAAAAGAACTATGCAACTTTGACCCCTATATGAATGAATGGAACTTGGATTCAAATTACCAGTCAAAATGA